The Methanobacterium sp. genome contains the following window.
AATATTCGTTTTATTGCTTTAGGTAAAGTTGTTCTGAAGTAGTTTTCTATTTTATTGCTGGTTTTACTGATATTTGGGTCTTTTAGGTAATTTGCGAATCTATCAAAGTGTACTAGGAATTTTTTAGTTATTATTTTCCTAAATTGATAGGGGATATTGTTGATTTGTTGTTTTAATTTGTAAAATAACTTTTTTGCTGTGTTATAGTTTTGTGAGTCTATTATTTCAAATATTTGGTTTTTATAATTGTTAATTTGATTTAATTCTTCTGTATGTGTTTTGTTTTTTCTTTTACATTTTTTTTTCCAAGTGTTTATCTCTTTTTTAACGTGAAATATGCATAATTGATGTTTTATCTTTAATTTATCCATTATATTTCTGTAATATGGTTTAGAGTCTGTGGTTATTGCTATTATGGGGATTTGTGCTTTAATTTCTTTTAAAAACTTTTTTACTGTCCGTGGATTTAATTGTTTTACTATTTTTTCTTGAACTAGGATATTGTTTTTTATGTCGAATAATGCTAATCTATACATCCATTGGCCGTTAATTTTGACATATTGTTCGTCGTAGTTGTAATATCCTGAATAAAATGTTGTAATGGTTTTATTTTTCTTTTTAATTGTTTTTGTTAGCCAGTTTTTGATTGATTGTGGTGAAGGCCTTTTATTCCATTCTAATTCGATGATTTTAGCTATGTTTCGTAGCGAAACATGTTGTAAGCTGTTGATTAAAGCTGGATTCTCTTTTATTTCTTCATTATAAGTTGAACCAGGTTTTAAATTCTTGTTTAGTTTTGTTTGGTAAAATATGCCACATTTTATGCATTTATAACGTTGTAATCTTATTTTAAATGGTTTGATTTCTTTATCATGGATGATTTTTTCATTAAATCCATATTTAATGAATTTTTTAGAGTTACATTTTGGGCAAACAGGATTTACGGCGCTATAACTATTATCATGATTTTTATATACTTTTTTACTATTTTTAAGTGTTTCTAGAGGGTCATGATATATTTCAGTTATTAATTCCATGTTTTTGTCTTTTAAATTTAACCAATCGTAAAGTTTATATTGTTTAGAAGCAATACTATCGTAGAGAGTAGGTTGTTTTATGTTTGGCATGTAAATTAATCTACTCTCACCCATATATTAATTTTACTACTTCAAAATTGAAAATTAAGATTAAATACCACAATAAAAAAAATGATATATAATTCATTAAAAATAATACAGAATTTGCTACCAACTAAAAAATGGACAACATCTAAATCTCCATTTTTTTCGGTAATGATTATTCAATTATTCAATTTATTGGATATTTAGTCTAATAACTTTGTAACCGTATGAAAATGAAATATTATTTTCAAGATGCTTATTACTTTCGTTATATATTTTAAGGAATAAAATGAAAATTAATGTTGTACAACAATAATGACTGAGTAATACAATAGAATTGTTTTTTATGTGAACATAATTAAGAGGGGGGATTGAAAAAATGGGTTCCAGTATTGATGAAAACCAATACGCATCCCAAGGAAACATTGAATACTTGATTTCTGCCCTTAATGATAAAGATT
Protein-coding sequences here:
- a CDS encoding transposase family protein, encoding MPNIKQPTLYDSIASKQYKLYDWLNLKDKNMELITEIYHDPLETLKNSKKVYKNHDNSYSAVNPVCPKCNSKKFIKYGFNEKIIHDKEIKPFKIRLQRYKCIKCGIFYQTKLNKNLKPGSTYNEEIKENPALINSLQHVSLRNIAKIIELEWNKRPSPQSIKNWLTKTIKKKNKTITTFYSGYYNYDEQYVKINGQWMYRLALFDIKNNILVQEKIVKQLNPRTVKKFLKEIKAQIPIIAITTDSKPYYRNIMDKLKIKHQLCIFHVKKEINTWKKKCKRKNKTHTEELNQINNYKNQIFEIIDSQNYNTAKKLFYKLKQQINNIPYQFRKIITKKFLVHFDRFANYLKDPNISKTSNKIENYFRTTLPKAIKRI